From a region of the Capricornis sumatraensis isolate serow.1 chromosome 22, serow.2, whole genome shotgun sequence genome:
- the LOC138069769 gene encoding olfactory receptor 5V1-like, protein MEGENYTLSEFIILGFSDLNDVQLLFFTTFLMIYLCTLGGNIFIIWVTLVDIRLYTPMYFFLRNLAFLDICYTTTNVPQMMVHLLSKKKSISYGGCVAQLFAFLFFVGVECLLLAAMAYDRYIAICKPLRYSVIMNKVLYSQLAASCWTGGFLNSVVHTVLTFRLPFCGNNEINYFFCDIPPLLILSCGDTSVNELVLLIVGVFIGWAPFLAIILSYLYIISTILRIRSSEGRQKAFSTCASHLVIVLLYYGSSIFTYVRPISSYSLAKDRLISVLYSVVTPMLNPIIYTLRNKDIRKALRGVGEKVATFKLHFP, encoded by the coding sequence ATGGAAGGAGAAAATTACACTCTGTCTGAATTTATCATCTTAGGATTCTCTGACTTAAACGATGTGCAGCTTTTATTCTTTACCACATTTCTTATGATCTATCTCTGTACcctgggaggaaatattttcattatttgggTAACATTGGTTGATATACGACTCTATACccccatgtatttttttttaaggaatctggcCTTTCTTGATATCTGTTATACCACCACTAATGTCCCCCAGATGATGGTGCATCTCCTATCAAAGAAGAAGAGTATTTCCTACGGGGGCTGTGTGGCTCaactttttgcattccttttctttgTGGGGGTAGAATGTCTCCTCCTGGCAGCCATGGCATATGATCGTTACATTGCAATCTGTAAACCTTTAAGGTATTCGGTTATTATGAACAAGGTCCTATACAGCCAGTTAGCAGCCTCCTGCTGGACTGGTGGTTTCCTCAACTCAGTGGTGCACACAGTACTGACGTTCCGCCTGCCTTTCTGTGGCAACAACGAGATTAATTATTTCTTCTGTGACATCCCCCCTTTGCTGATCTTGTCTTGTGGGGACACTTCTGTCAATGAGTTGGTGTTACTCATCGTTGGGGTCTTCATTGGATGGGCTCCTTTCCTAGCTATCATCCTTTCCTACCTCTACATCATCTCTACCATCTTGAGGATCCGCTCCTCAGAGGGGAGGCAAAAGGCCTTTTCTACCTGTGCCTCCCACCTGGTCATTGTCCTTCTTTACTATGGAAGCTCCATCTTCACATACGTGCGGCCCATCTCATCTTACTCATTGGCAAAGGACCGGCTGATCTCAGTACTGTATAGTGTGGTGACCCCTATGCTAAACCCCATCATTTATACTTTGAGGAATAAGGATATCAGAAAGGCCCTGAGAGGTGTGGGAGAAAAAGTAGCAACTTTCAAActtcatttcccatga
- the OR12D3 gene encoding olfactory receptor 12D3 → MENVTTVNEFLLLGLTSVQQLQPFFFVIFLIIYLINLAGNGAILVIAILEPKLHSPMYFFLGNLSCLDICYSSVTLPKVLINLLSARRAISFLGCITQLYFFHFLGSTEAILLAVMAFDRFAAICNPLRYPVIMNPKVCILLAAVAWITSIFNALVHSVMTARLNFCRSQELNHFFCDVKPLLELACSNTLLNQWLLSVVTGSVSMGAFFLTLLSYLYIICSLLLKHKSCRILHKALSTCASHFTVVCLFYGPVGFTYIRPASATSMTQDQMVAIVYSAVTPVLNPLIYTLRN, encoded by the coding sequence ATGGAGAATGTCACTACAGTAAATGAGTTTCTGTTACTTGGCCTGACCAGTGTTCAGCAGCTGCAGCCTTTCTTCTTTGTGATTTTCTTAATCATTTACTTGATAAACTTGGCTGGAAACGGAGCTATATTAGTGATTGCGATTTTGGAACCCAAACTGCATTCCCCCatgtattttttcctgggaaacCTTTCTTGCCTGGATATCTGCTACTCTTCAGTGACATTGCCCAAAGTCCTTATAAACCTCCTCTCCGCTCGCAGGGCTATATCTTTCCTGGGCTGTATCACTCAGCTATACTTCTTCCACTTTCTGGGAAGCACAGAGGCCATCTTACTGGCTGTTATGGCTTTTGATCGCTTCGCTGCCATCTGCAACCCACTTCGTTACCCTGTCATCATGAACCCCAAGGTATGTATTCTCTTGGCAGCCGTGGCCTGGATCACCAGCATCTTTAACGCTCTGGTACATTCTGTCATGACTGCACGCCTGAACTTTTGCCGCTCTCAAGAGCTCAATCACTTCTTCTGTGATGTCAAGCCCCTCTTGGAACTGGCCTGCAGTAACACACTGCTCAACCAATGGCTTCTCTCTGTGGTCACAGGCAGCGTATCTATGGGAGCTTTCTTCCTGACGCTTCTCTCCTACTTGTATATTATTTGCTCCCTTCTGCTCAAGCATAAGTCCTGCAGAATACTCCACAAAGCTTTGTCCACTTGTGCCTCCCATTTCACGGTGGTGTGTCTTTTCTATGGACCTGTAGGCTTCACGTACATTCGTCCTGCCTCAGCCACTTCCATGACTCAGGACCAGATGGTGGCCATCGTCTATAGTGCCGTCACTCCAGTGCTGAATCCACTGATATACACTCTTAGGAATTAA
- the LOC138069520 gene encoding olfactory receptor 12D3-like: protein MENVTIVNEFLLLELTSTQELQPVLFMTLLIIYMIDLFGNGSILVVVISEPRLYSPMYFFLGNLSCLDICYSSVTLPILMANLLSAHKAVSFLGCITQLHFFHFLGCTESILLAMMGFDRFVAICYPLRYPVIMNLKACILLATVAWITSFFYALMHSVMTARLNFCHSPKLNHFFCDVKPLLELACGDIRLNQWLIFIVTGSLAMAACFLTFLSYLYIISFLLFKNRTCRGLHKALSTCASHFMVVSLFYGTVGLTYIPPASATSVIQERYVAVIHTTVTSLLNPLIYTLRNKEVKLALRRVFGRKLKLPKENHWQH, encoded by the coding sequence ATGGAGAACGTTACCATAGTGAATGAGTTTCTCCTGCTGGAACTGACCTCCACTCAGGAGCTGCAGCCTGTTCTCTTTATGACCCTCCTGATTATATATATGATCGATCTGTTTGGAAATGGGTCCATATTAGTGGTTGTCATCTCAGAGCCAAGACTCTACTCCCctatgtattttttcctgggaaatctttCTTGTCTGGATATCTGCTATTCTTCAGTGACACTGCCCATACTAATGGCAAACCTCCTCTCTGCTCACAAGGCCGTATCTTTCCTGGGCTGCATCACTCAGCTACACTTCTTCCACTTTCTGGGCTGCACTGAGTCCATCTTGCTGGCCATGATGGGTTTTGACCGCTTTGTGGCCATCTGTTATCCACTTCGCTACCCTGTTATCATGAACCTCAAGGCGTGTATTCTCCTGGCAACTGTGGCCTGGATCACCAGCTTCTTTTATGCTCTGATGCATTCTGTCATGACTGCACGTCTGAACTTTTGCCACTCTCCGAAACTCAATCACTTCTTCTGCGATGTGAAGCCCCTCTTAGAGTTGGCTTGTGGTGACATTCGGCTCAATCAGTGGCTCATTTTTATTGTCACTGGCAGCTTAGCTATGGCAGCGTGCTTTCTCACTTTCCTCTCCTACTTGTATATTATCAGCTTCCTTCTGTTCAAGAACCGGACCTGCCGTGGGCTCCACAAGGCTCTGTCCACATGTGCCTCCCATTTCATGGTGGTGTCTCTGTTTTATGGAACTGTGGGGCTCACCTACATCCCCCCTGCCTCTGCCACCTCTGTAATACAGGAGCGCTATGTGGCTGTCATACACACCACTGTCACTTCACTGCTGAATCCATTGATATACACCCTTAGGAATAAGGAAGTGAAGTTGGCTCTGAGAAGGGTGTTtgggaggaaactgaagctgccTAAAGAAAATCATTGGCAgcactag
- the LOC138069525 gene encoding olfactory receptor 12D3-like: protein MENVTTVNEFLLLELTSTQELQPVLFMTLLIIYMIDLFGNGSILVVVISEPRLYSPMYFFLGNLSCLDICYSSVTLPILMANLLSAHKAVSFLGCITQLHFFHFLGCTESILLAMMGFDRFVAICYPLHYTVIMNLKACILLATVAWITSFFYALMHSVMTARLNFCHSLKLNYFFCDVKPLLELACGDIRLNQWLIFIVTGSLAMAACFLTFLSYLYIISFFLFKNRTCRGLHKALSTCASHFMVVSLFFGTVGLTYIPPASATSVSQGRYVAVIHTTVTSLLNPLIYTLRNKEVKLALKRVFGRKLKLSV, encoded by the coding sequence ATGGAGAACGTTACCACAGTGAATGAGTTTCTCCTTCTGGAACTGACCTCCACTCAGGAGCTGCAGCCTGTTCTCTTTATGACCCTCCTGATTATATACATGATCGATCTGTTTGGAAACGGATCCATATTAGTGGTTGTCATCTCAGAGCCAAGACTCTACTCCCctatgtattttttcctgggaaatctttCTTGTCTGGATATCTGCTATTCTTCAGTGACACTGCCCATACTAATGGCAAACCTCCTCTCTGCTCACAAGGCCGTATCTTTCCTGGGCTGCATCACTCAGCTACACTTCTTCCACTTTCTGGGCTGCACTGAGTCCATCTTGCTGGCCATGATGGGTTTTGACCGCTTTGTGGCCATCTGTTATCCACTTCACTACACTGTTATCATGAACCTCAAGGCGTGTATTCTCCTGGCAACTGTGGCCTGGATCACCAGCTTCTTCTATGCTCTGATGCATTCTGTCATGACTGCACGTCTGAACTTTTGCCACTCTCTGAAACTCAACTACTTCTTCTGCGATGTGAAGCCCCTCTTAGAGTTGGCTTGTGGTGACATTCGGCTCAATCAGTGGCTCATTTTTATTGTCACTGGCAGCTTAGCTATGGCAGCGTGCTTTCTCACTTTCCTCTCCTACTTGTATATTATCAGCTTCTTTCTGTTCAAGAACCGGACCTGCCGTGGGCTCCACAAGGCTCTGTCCACATGTGCCTCCCATTTCATGGTGGTATCTCTGTTTTTTGGAACTGTGGGGCTCACCTACATCCCCCCTGCCTCTGCCACATCTGTATCACAGGGACGGTATGTGGCTGTCATACACACCACTGTCACTTCACTGCTGAATCCATTGATATACACCCTTAGGAATAAGGAAGTGAAGTTGGCTTTGAAGAGAGTCTTtgggaggaaactgaagctgtcTGTCTAA
- the LOC138097965 gene encoding olfactory receptor 5V1-like codes for MKRENQTVVFEFIILGFSNLNELKFLLFTIFLAAYICTLGGNIFIILVTMTDPCLHTPMYFFLENLAFLDICYTTTNVPQMMVHLLSERRSISYLGCVVQLFAFIFFVGSESLLLAAMAYDRYIAICKPLRYSVIMNRVLYSWLAASCWTGGFLNSVVHTVLTFRLPFCGNNEINYFFCDIPPLLILSCGDTSVNELALLSIGVFIGWTPFLCIILSYLYIISTILRIRSSEGRQKAFSTCASHLIIVLLYYGSSIFTYVRPISAYSLEKDRLISVLYSVVTPMLNPIIYSLRNKDIKEAAKVVGRKWQASSSLSFAV; via the coding sequence atgaaaagagaaaaccaaacgGTTGTATTTGAGTTTATCATCTTGGGATTCTCCAatttaaatgagttaaaatttttacttttcactatTTTCCTGGCAGCATATATCTGTACTTTGGGAGGAAATATCTTCATAATTTTGGTGACCATGACTGATCCATGCCTCCACACtcccatgtatttttttctggaaaacttAGCTTTTCTTGACATCTGCTACACCACCACCAATGTCCCCCAGATGATGGTACATCTACTATCAGAGAGAAGAAGCATTTCTTATTTGGGTTGTGTAGTGcaactttttgcatttattttttttgttgggTCAGAGTCCCTGCTTCTGGCAGCCATGGCATATGATCGCTACATTGCAATCTGTAAGCCCTTAAGGTATTCGGTTATTATGAACAGAGTCCTGTATAGCTGGTTAGCAGCCTCCTGCTGGACTGGTGGTTTCCTCAACTCAGTGGTGCACACAGTACTGACATTCCGTCTGCCCTTCTGTGGCAACAACGAGATTAATTATTTCTTCTGTGACATCCCCCCTTTGCTGATCTTGTCTTGTGGGGACACTTCTGTCAATGAGTTGGCCCTACTCTCCATTGGGGTCTTCATAGGCTGGACTCCTTTTTTGTGTATCATACTTTCCTACCTTTatattatttctaccattttaagAATCAGGTCTTCTGAAGGGAGGCAAAAGGCCTTTTCTACCTGTGCCTCCCACCTGATCATTGTCCTTCTCTATTATGGCAGCTCCATCTTCACATATGTACGACCCATATCAGcatattcactggagaaggacagACTGATCTCAGTATTGTACAGTGTTGTCACCCCCATGTTAAACCCTATTATCTACTCTTTGAGGAATAAGGATATTAAGGAGGCTGCAAAAGTTGTGGGGAGAAAGTGGCAGGCTTCAAGCTCCCTCTCTTTTGCTGTgtaa